One part of the Sphingopyxis sp. TUF1 genome encodes these proteins:
- a CDS encoding aldehyde dehydrogenase family protein codes for MKLKDVYPLYLNNKAAQPNSDLVVTDKFTGEVAFRTALATPDVIDEAIAGAVRAAEPMARLASYEKRDVLAHCVARFQERFDELAYALCVEAGKPIADSEGEVTRLIDTFRIAAEEATRNYGEVQPLDISPRAKGYIGMWKRVPIGPCSFISPFNFPLNLAAHKIAPAIAMGCPFVMKPASLTPLGAIIMGEVLAECDVLPEGAFSILPASRDGADLFTTDERLKLLSFTGSPGVGWELKVKAGKKKVVLELGGNAAVVVDSDADLDHALERIIFGGYYQSGQSCIHVQRAIIHADVYDKFRDMLTARVKSLKSGDPKHRNTFIGPMISAKEAQRLKGWIDDAVAAGATLLAGGGCDGNMLEATLLENVPADTDVVREEAFGPVVILSKFTDWKAALADVNDSKFGLQAGIFTRDIHKILEAWDDLDVGGIVVNDVSSYRVDNMPYGGVKDSGLGREGVRFAMEDMSEIRNLVIRRT; via the coding sequence ATGAAGTTGAAAGACGTCTACCCGCTCTATCTCAACAACAAGGCCGCGCAGCCGAACAGCGACCTCGTCGTCACCGACAAGTTCACCGGCGAGGTCGCCTTTCGCACCGCGCTCGCGACCCCCGACGTCATCGATGAAGCGATCGCCGGCGCCGTGCGCGCCGCAGAGCCGATGGCGCGGCTCGCGAGTTACGAGAAACGCGACGTGCTCGCCCACTGTGTTGCACGCTTTCAGGAGCGGTTTGACGAACTGGCCTATGCGCTCTGCGTCGAGGCGGGCAAGCCTATCGCCGACAGCGAGGGCGAGGTGACCCGCCTGATCGACACCTTCCGCATCGCCGCCGAGGAAGCGACGCGCAATTATGGCGAGGTGCAGCCCCTCGACATTTCGCCGCGCGCCAAGGGCTATATCGGGATGTGGAAGCGTGTGCCGATCGGGCCGTGCAGCTTCATCTCGCCGTTCAACTTCCCGCTCAACCTCGCCGCGCACAAGATTGCGCCCGCGATCGCGATGGGGTGTCCCTTTGTGATGAAGCCCGCATCGCTGACTCCGCTTGGCGCGATCATCATGGGCGAGGTGCTCGCCGAATGCGACGTGCTGCCTGAAGGCGCGTTCAGCATCTTGCCCGCAAGCCGCGACGGCGCCGACCTGTTCACCACCGACGAGCGGTTGAAGCTGCTCAGCTTCACCGGCTCGCCCGGCGTCGGCTGGGAATTGAAGGTCAAGGCGGGGAAGAAAAAGGTAGTGCTCGAACTCGGCGGCAACGCCGCGGTGGTTGTCGACAGCGACGCCGACCTCGATCATGCGCTCGAACGCATCATCTTCGGCGGCTATTACCAATCGGGGCAAAGCTGCATCCATGTGCAGCGCGCGATCATCCACGCCGACGTTTACGACAAATTCCGCGACATGCTCACCGCGCGGGTCAAGTCTCTGAAATCGGGCGATCCCAAGCATCGCAACACCTTCATCGGCCCGATGATCTCCGCCAAGGAAGCGCAGCGGCTGAAGGGCTGGATCGACGACGCGGTCGCGGCGGGCGCAACGCTGCTCGCGGGCGGCGGTTGCGACGGCAATATGCTTGAAGCGACCTTGCTCGAAAATGTTCCCGCCGATACCGACGTCGTGCGCGAGGAAGCCTTTGGCCCCGTGGTCATCCTGTCGAAATTCACCGACTGGAAGGCGGCGCTCGCCGACGTGAACGATAGCAAATTCGGCCTGCAAGCCGGCATCTTCACACGCGACATCCACAAGATACTGGAAGCGTGGGACGATCTCGACGTAGGCGGCATCGTCGTCAACGATGTCTCCTCCTACCGCGTCGACAATATGCCCTATGGCGGGGTGAAGGACAGCGGCCTCGGCCGCGAAGGTGTGCGCTTTGCAATGGAAGATATGAGCGAAATCAGGAATTTGGTCATCCGGCGAACGTGA
- a CDS encoding UDP-2,3-diacylglucosamine diphosphatase encodes MASISTLPIPARFADPFSTEPHIPERVIGERRSYRTVWVSDIHLGTRGCNAPLLIDFFDHVDCETLYLVGDIIDGWRLKKRHFWPPEHNDVVWRVLKRAKRGTRVVYVPGNHDEMVRPFDGFDFGGVEIRREAIHETADGRKLLIVHGDEFDAVMLAHRWLAFVGDAAYTTLMKCNVVVNWFRGKLGLPYWSLSMVAKHKVKNAVQFIGRYEEVVAHAARSRGVDGVVCGHIHSAEMREIEGTEYYNDGDWVEGCTALVEHHDGRMDILHWAKEVAARSAPTQLALPAAA; translated from the coding sequence ATGGCATCGATTTCGACCCTGCCGATACCCGCCCGATTTGCCGACCCTTTTTCGACCGAACCGCATATCCCCGAGCGCGTGATCGGCGAACGGCGGAGCTATCGCACGGTGTGGGTCAGCGACATCCATCTTGGTACGCGGGGGTGCAATGCGCCGCTGCTGATCGACTTTTTCGACCATGTCGATTGCGAAACGCTGTACCTGGTCGGCGACATCATCGACGGCTGGCGGCTCAAGAAACGCCATTTTTGGCCGCCCGAGCATAATGACGTGGTCTGGCGCGTGCTGAAGCGGGCGAAGCGCGGTACCCGCGTCGTCTATGTCCCCGGCAACCATGACGAGATGGTGCGCCCTTTCGACGGCTTCGATTTCGGCGGGGTCGAAATCCGCCGCGAGGCGATCCACGAGACCGCTGACGGCCGCAAGCTGCTGATCGTCCACGGCGACGAATTCGACGCGGTGATGCTGGCGCACCGCTGGCTCGCCTTCGTCGGCGACGCCGCCTACACCACGCTGATGAAGTGCAATGTCGTGGTCAACTGGTTCCGCGGCAAGCTCGGCCTGCCCTATTGGTCACTGTCGATGGTCGCCAAGCACAAGGTCAAGAATGCGGTGCAATTCATCGGCCGCTACGAGGAAGTCGTTGCCCATGCGGCGCGCTCGCGCGGGGTCGACGGGGTCGTCTGCGGCCACATCCACAGCGCCGAGATGCGCGAGATCGAAGGCACCGAATATTATAATGACGGTGACTGGGTCGAGGGTTGCACCGCGCTGGTGGAGCATCATGACGGACGGATGGATATCCTCCATTGGGCAAAAGAAGTCGCCGCGCGGAGCGCGCCGACGCAGCTCGCACTGCCCGCCGCCGCATGA
- a CDS encoding glycosyltransferase family 4 protein, translating to MRILIVTDAWEPQVNGVVRTLQATIGELHAAGHDVEIISPELFRSIPCPSYAEIRLAFAGRRAVGRRIRAFAPQAIHISTEGPLGLAARRWCLDNSFPFTTAYHTRFPEYVAARLPVSPAVVWRFIRWFHRPARHVMVATRSLADELADQGLTQTMMWERGVDHGLFHPDRAPHPAYVALARPIQLYVGRVAVEKNIGAFLECDQPGTKVIVGDGPALADLKARHPGALFLGKLDGEVLASAYAGADVFVFPSRTDTFGLVVIEALSCGTPVAAYPVPGPGDIVSEDAGALDENLDRAIDRALACDRRDAAALGARYSWTSCTAQFARALSFVPVDPASGAELGTAGLTT from the coding sequence ATGAGGATATTGATCGTCACCGACGCGTGGGAGCCGCAGGTCAACGGCGTCGTCCGCACGCTCCAGGCGACAATCGGCGAGCTTCACGCCGCGGGGCATGATGTGGAAATCATCTCGCCCGAGCTGTTTCGATCGATCCCCTGCCCCTCCTATGCCGAAATTCGCCTCGCCTTTGCCGGTCGGCGCGCGGTCGGCCGCCGCATCCGTGCCTTTGCCCCGCAGGCGATTCATATTTCGACCGAAGGGCCGCTCGGGCTTGCGGCACGACGCTGGTGTCTCGACAACAGCTTTCCCTTCACCACCGCCTACCACACGCGCTTTCCCGAATATGTCGCGGCGCGATTGCCCGTGTCACCCGCCGTCGTCTGGCGCTTCATCCGCTGGTTCCACCGTCCCGCGCGGCACGTCATGGTTGCGACGCGCAGCTTGGCGGACGAACTGGCCGATCAAGGCCTTACCCAAACGATGATGTGGGAACGCGGCGTCGACCACGGCCTGTTCCACCCCGACCGCGCGCCGCATCCCGCCTATGTCGCCCTCGCGCGTCCGATCCAGCTTTATGTCGGCCGCGTTGCGGTCGAGAAAAATATCGGCGCCTTCCTCGAGTGCGACCAGCCCGGCACGAAAGTCATCGTCGGCGACGGCCCCGCACTCGCCGACCTCAAGGCCCGCCATCCCGGCGCGCTGTTCCTTGGAAAACTCGACGGTGAGGTGCTTGCTTCGGCCTATGCGGGCGCCGACGTCTTCGTCTTTCCCAGCCGCACCGACACCTTCGGCCTCGTCGTGATTGAGGCGCTTAGCTGCGGCACGCCGGTCGCTGCCTACCCGGTGCCCGGACCAGGTGACATCGTGTCGGAGGATGCCGGCGCGCTCGACGAAAATCTTGACCGTGCGATCGACCGCGCGCTTGCGTGCGACCGCCGCGACGCCGCGGCGCTCGGCGCGCGTTACAGCTGGACAAGCTGCACCGCGCAGTTCGCGCGCGCGCTGTCCTTCGTTCCTGTCGACCCTGCCTCCGGCGCCGAATTGGGAACCGCAGGCCTTACCACCTAA
- a CDS encoding TonB-dependent receptor plug domain-containing protein, with the protein MNNARLSISVRAALLAAGGSFALPVVAQAPIGQPVAAAVADQPADQVPAAAETIDDGYDDYAEDEIVVTAPRLAGQLDTDIKAEAELDEAAIASYGVSNVAELLAALAPQTRSGRGRGGGRPIILVNGRRIGGFGEVRNLPPEAIAKVEIFPEEVALQYGYSADERVVNLVLKPNFRQVSVEAEGGIPTQGGSFQNEIEPSFLVITDRGRVNINAGWESKSMLRESERDLEYDDPAQAAEAPARSLIGASDEYRIDATIQRSLNKVTDASINLRLDQTDTLSLLGPGPGGVGDPLERDSRARNLTSTASVNGMLGDWRWSVTGNYADADQRTFTDRIDGSVDRFDSSQQTFGGNANLSGTVTEGWAGPIRLSMTGSYSGLRFNSRSERADGVTTTNLSRDLPGVFGSLTVPLLDPDYEVGKVGTLSLTLSGQVQNPSDFAALKSWGANLNWGVTDSLSLIASYNSDEAAPGIQQLGAAPLVTPAVTYYDFATGRTVQITTTTGGNPFLLAEQRRDLKLGLNWSPPMVDGLSLSVNYNRNKSYDTANSFPLLTPEIEAAFPDRVTRDANGVLVAIDQRPVNFDRSENSQIRWGLNFGKSFGQSEQRAGPRGQGGERAGGRGRGGMGRMLGGGPQGGRWQVSLYHTLKLTDTVLIRPGVPELDLLGGSATGSGGGSNRHLLELDGGVFYKGMGMRLSAKYDSGSSVTGGNAGDLDFGDLATFNLRFFVGFDQQPKLTEKLPFLKGSRLRLSIDNLFDAQRKITDANGVVPLNYQPGYIDPLGRYIELEWRKTF; encoded by the coding sequence ATGAATAATGCCCGTCTTTCGATTTCTGTGCGTGCTGCTCTGCTGGCGGCTGGCGGGTCCTTTGCGCTGCCCGTTGTGGCGCAGGCGCCGATTGGCCAGCCGGTGGCCGCCGCGGTAGCCGACCAACCCGCCGATCAGGTGCCCGCGGCGGCGGAAACGATCGACGACGGCTATGATGATTATGCCGAGGACGAGATCGTCGTCACCGCGCCGCGCCTTGCGGGCCAGCTCGACACCGACATCAAGGCCGAAGCCGAACTCGATGAAGCCGCGATCGCCAGCTATGGCGTGTCGAACGTCGCCGAATTGCTCGCAGCGCTGGCGCCGCAGACGCGATCGGGGCGCGGGCGTGGTGGCGGGCGGCCGATCATTCTCGTCAACGGGCGGCGCATCGGCGGCTTCGGAGAGGTCCGCAACCTGCCCCCCGAAGCGATCGCCAAGGTCGAAATCTTTCCCGAAGAAGTTGCGCTGCAATATGGCTATTCGGCCGACGAGCGCGTCGTCAATCTGGTTCTTAAACCCAATTTCCGGCAGGTTTCGGTCGAAGCCGAAGGAGGCATTCCGACGCAGGGCGGCTCTTTTCAGAATGAAATCGAGCCTAGCTTTCTCGTGATTACCGACCGCGGCCGTGTCAACATCAACGCCGGCTGGGAAAGCAAGTCGATGCTGCGCGAAAGCGAGCGCGACCTCGAATATGACGATCCGGCGCAGGCGGCCGAAGCTCCCGCGCGCAGTCTGATTGGCGCATCCGACGAATATCGCATCGACGCCACCATCCAGCGCAGCCTGAACAAGGTCACCGACGCGTCGATCAACCTGCGGCTCGACCAGACCGACACGCTGTCGCTGCTCGGACCCGGTCCGGGCGGCGTCGGCGATCCGCTGGAACGCGACAGCCGCGCGCGCAACCTGACGTCCACCGCCAGTGTCAACGGGATGCTCGGGGACTGGCGCTGGTCGGTCACGGGTAATTATGCCGACGCCGACCAGCGGACCTTTACCGACCGCATCGACGGTTCGGTCGACCGCTTCGACAGCAGCCAGCAGACTTTTGGCGGCAACGCCAACCTGTCGGGCACTGTGACCGAAGGGTGGGCGGGGCCGATCCGCCTGTCGATGACCGGCAGCTATTCGGGACTGCGCTTCAACAGCCGGTCGGAGCGCGCCGATGGAGTGACGACCACCAATCTGTCGCGCGATCTTCCCGGCGTGTTCGGATCGTTGACCGTGCCGCTGCTTGATCCCGATTACGAGGTCGGCAAGGTCGGTACGCTGTCGCTGACACTCAGCGGACAGGTCCAGAATCCAAGCGATTTCGCAGCGCTCAAAAGCTGGGGCGCGAATTTGAACTGGGGCGTTACCGACAGCCTGTCGCTGATCGCGAGCTATAACAGCGACGAGGCCGCACCGGGCATCCAGCAACTCGGCGCGGCGCCGCTGGTGACGCCGGCGGTGACCTATTACGACTTCGCCACCGGGCGCACAGTGCAGATCACGACGACGACCGGCGGCAATCCATTCCTGCTTGCCGAACAGCGCCGCGACCTCAAGCTGGGGCTGAACTGGTCTCCACCGATGGTCGACGGGCTGAGCTTGTCGGTCAACTACAACCGCAACAAAAGCTATGACACGGCAAACAGCTTCCCCTTGCTGACGCCGGAAATCGAGGCGGCATTTCCCGACCGCGTGACGCGCGATGCGAACGGCGTGCTCGTCGCGATCGATCAGCGGCCGGTCAATTTCGACCGTAGCGAAAATTCGCAGATCCGCTGGGGCCTTAACTTCGGCAAGAGCTTTGGGCAGTCCGAACAGCGTGCCGGTCCGCGCGGCCAGGGCGGGGAACGCGCCGGCGGGCGCGGTCGCGGCGGTATGGGGCGCATGTTGGGCGGCGGGCCGCAGGGTGGCCGCTGGCAGGTGTCGCTCTATCATACGCTCAAGCTCACCGACACGGTGCTGATCCGCCCCGGCGTGCCCGAACTCGATCTGCTCGGCGGATCGGCGACGGGCAGCGGCGGCGGGTCGAACCGCCACCTGCTCGAACTCGACGGCGGTGTCTTTTACAAGGGCATGGGCATGCGTTTGAGCGCGAAATATGACAGCGGCAGTTCAGTAACCGGCGGGAACGCAGGCGACCTTGACTTTGGTGACCTCGCGACTTTCAATCTGCGCTTCTTCGTCGGCTTCGACCAGCAACCCAAGCTGACCGAAAAACTGCCCTTCCTCAAAGGCTCGCGCCTGCGGCTGTCGATTGACAATCTGTTCGATGCGCAGCGCAAGATCACCGATGCGAACGGTGTGGTGCCGCTGAACTATCAGCCGGGATATATCGATCCGCTGGGCCGCTATATCGAGCTCGAGTGGCGCAAGACCTTTTAG
- the guaA gene encoding glutamine-hydrolyzing GMP synthase translates to MARLPYRPAMPTPDSSAAPESILIIDFGSQVTQLIARRVREAGVYSEIVPFSAAEAALERLQPKGVILSGSPASVPADGSPRAPQSVFDSGLPILGICYGQQVMSQQLGGRVEPGGADGERDGEFGRAFLTVTEPCVLFDGLWEVGERHQVWMSHGDRVTKFAPGFRIVAISDGAPFALIADDERRYYGTQFHPEVVHTPDGAKLIANFVRHVCCCSGDWTMAEFRATKIAEIRAQVGDQRVLCGLSGGVDSAVAAVLIHEAVGEQLTCVFVDHGLLRMNEREQVERLFRDHYNIPLVVVDAEERFMAGLAGVTDPEKKRKFIGAEFINVFEEEAKKIGGADFLAQGTLYPDVIESVSFTGGPSVTIKSHHNVGGLPERMNMQLVEPLRELFKDEVRLLGKELGLPDIFVGRHPFPGPGLAIRIPGEVSKERCDILRKADAVYLEEIRNVGLYDAIWQAFAVLLPVKTVGVMGDGRTYDHVCALRAVTSTDGMTADIYPFDASFLSRCATRIINEVQGINRVVYDYTSKPPGTIEWE, encoded by the coding sequence ATGGCCCGGCTTCCTTATCGGCCAGCCATGCCGACTCCCGACTCCTCTGCCGCCCCTGAATCGATCCTGATCATCGACTTCGGATCGCAAGTCACCCAGCTCATCGCCCGCCGCGTCCGCGAGGCCGGCGTCTATAGCGAGATCGTTCCATTCAGCGCCGCCGAAGCCGCACTCGAACGGCTGCAACCCAAGGGCGTGATCCTGTCGGGCTCCCCTGCTTCGGTTCCCGCCGACGGCAGCCCGCGCGCGCCGCAGTCGGTATTCGACAGCGGCCTGCCCATCCTCGGCATCTGTTACGGCCAGCAGGTGATGAGCCAGCAGCTTGGCGGGCGGGTCGAGCCCGGCGGCGCCGACGGCGAACGCGACGGCGAATTCGGCCGCGCTTTCCTGACCGTCACCGAACCTTGCGTGCTGTTCGACGGATTATGGGAAGTCGGCGAGCGGCATCAGGTGTGGATGAGCCACGGCGATCGCGTCACGAAATTCGCCCCCGGTTTCCGCATCGTCGCGATCAGCGATGGCGCACCTTTTGCGCTGATCGCCGACGACGAGCGCCGCTATTATGGCACGCAATTCCACCCCGAAGTTGTCCACACGCCCGACGGCGCGAAGCTGATCGCCAATTTCGTCCGCCACGTCTGCTGCTGTTCGGGCGACTGGACGATGGCCGAGTTCCGCGCCACGAAAATCGCCGAAATCCGCGCCCAGGTCGGCGACCAGCGTGTACTGTGCGGCCTGTCGGGCGGGGTCGACAGCGCGGTCGCCGCGGTGCTGATCCACGAAGCGGTCGGCGAACAGCTGACCTGCGTCTTCGTCGACCACGGCCTTCTGCGCATGAACGAACGCGAACAGGTCGAGCGCCTGTTCCGCGATCATTACAACATCCCGCTCGTCGTGGTGGACGCCGAGGAGCGCTTCATGGCGGGCCTTGCGGGCGTCACCGACCCCGAAAAGAAGCGCAAGTTCATCGGCGCCGAGTTCATCAACGTCTTCGAGGAGGAAGCGAAGAAGATCGGCGGCGCCGATTTCCTGGCGCAAGGAACGCTCTATCCCGACGTGATTGAATCGGTGAGCTTCACCGGCGGGCCGAGCGTCACGATCAAGAGCCACCACAATGTCGGCGGCCTGCCCGAGCGGATGAACATGCAGCTGGTCGAGCCGCTGCGCGAGCTGTTCAAGGACGAGGTCCGCCTGCTCGGCAAGGAGCTGGGCCTGCCCGACATTTTCGTCGGTCGCCACCCCTTCCCCGGCCCCGGCCTCGCGATCCGTATTCCGGGCGAAGTCAGCAAGGAACGCTGCGACATCCTGCGCAAGGCCGACGCCGTGTATCTTGAAGAAATCCGCAATGTCGGGTTGTATGATGCGATCTGGCAGGCGTTCGCCGTGCTGCTCCCCGTGAAGACCGTCGGGGTGATGGGTGACGGGCGGACGTACGACCATGTCTGCGCGCTCCGCGCCGTCACCTCGACCGATGGCATGACCGCCGACATCTACCCCTTCGACGCCAGTTTCTTGAGCCGCTGCGCGACGCGCATCATCAACGAGGTGCAGGGCATCAACCGCGTCGTGTATGACTATACGTCGAAGCCGCCCGGCACGATCGAGTGGGAGTGA